In Falco biarmicus isolate bFalBia1 chromosome 7, bFalBia1.pri, whole genome shotgun sequence, a single window of DNA contains:
- the ZBTB1 gene encoding zinc finger and BTB domain-containing protein 1 — MARTSHSNYVLQQLNNQREWGFLCDCCIAIDDIYFQAHKAVLAACSSYFRMFFMNHQHTTAQLNLSNMKISAECFDLILQFMYLGKIMTAPANFEQFKVAMNYLQLYNVPECLEDIQDTDSSSLKCSSSASSTQNSKMIFGVRMYEDTLARNGSEANRWGMEPPSSTVNTSHNKEPDEEALQLSSFPEQLFDVCKKSTTSKFSHTKERVSHSRRFGRSFTCDSCGFSFSCEKLLDEHVLTCTNRHSYQSARYYGAEKIDFNEKDSTSKIISTQTEKYKGDSSQAVDDSSSPVSNITSRKSSTVASETSGEEGSRAPERKRIIIKMEPEDNPADELKDFNIIKVTDKDCNESSDNDDLDDEQEEPLYRYYVEEEIREKRNARKTLKPHLSMDDDERKCLKSPRHLNRKAPSAQEDVENAPCELCGLTITEEDLSSHYLSKHIENICACGKCGQILVKGKQLQDHAQTCGEPQDLTMNGIRNSEEKTDLEENPEEQSEIRDMMFAEMLEDFRDGHFQMNSLQKRQLYKHSACLFRCPNCGQRFETENLVVEHMSNCLEQDLFKSSMMEENERDHRRKHFCNLCGKGFYQRCHLREHYTVHTKEKQFVCQTCGKQFLRERQLRLHNDMHKGMARYVCSICDQGNFRKHDHVRHMISHLSAGETICQVCFQIFPNNEQLEQHMDVHLYTCGVCGAKFNLRKDMRSHYNAKHLKRT; from the coding sequence ATGGCAAGAACCAGCCACAGCAACTATGTCCTTCAGCAGCTAAACAACCAAAGAGAGTGGGGCTTTCTGTGCGACTGTTGTATCGCTATTGatgatatttattttcaagcacATAAAGCAGTCCTTGCTGCATGCAGCTCCTATTTTAGGATGTTTTTTATGAACCATCAACACACTACAGCCCAGCTGAATCTAAGCAACATGAAGATTAGCGCTGAGTGCTTTGATCTTATTTTACAGTTCATGTACTTAGGAAAAATTATGACAGCCCCTGCCAATTTTGAGCAATTTAAAGTGGCCATGAACTATTTACAGCTGTATAACGTACCTGAATGTCTAGAAGATATACAGGATACAGACTCGTCTAGTTTAAAATGTTCATCTTCTGCTTCTAGCACCCAGAATAGTAAAATGATATTTGGCGTGAGAATGTATGAAGACACGCTGGCTAGAAATGGCAGCGAAGCAAACAGGTGGGGTATGGAGCCGCCAAGTTCAACAGTAAATACATCCCATAACAAAGAGCCTGATGAAGAAGCTTTGCAGCTAAGCAGCTTCCCCGAACAACTGTTTGATGTCTGCAAAAAAAGCACCACGTCCAAATTCTCTCACACAAAAGAGCGCGTGTCCCACTCGCGCCGTTTTGGAAGAAGCTTCACCTGTGACAGCTGCGGGTTTAGTTTTAGCTGTGAAAAGCTACTGGATGAGCACGTGTTAACGTGCACTAACAGGCATTCCTACCAAAGTGCCAGGTACTACGGGGCTGAAAAAATAGACTTTAATGAAAAGGACTCTACTTCTAAAATAATCTCCAcgcaaacagaaaaatacaagggGGACTCGAGCCAAGCTGTGGATGATTCTTCGTCTCCTGTGTCAAACATCAcgagcagaaaaagcagcacagttgCCTCCGAGACATCAGGTGAAGAAGGAAGCAGAGCCCCTGAAAGGAAGAGGATTATCATCAAGATGGAACCAGAGGACAATCCTGCAGATGAGCTGAAggattttaatattattaaggTGACAGATAAAGACTGCAATGAGTCTTCTGACAATGACGACCTAGATGATGAACAGGAAGAGCCGCTTTACAGATACTATGTCGAGGAAGAGAtcagagagaagagaaatgcTCGGAAGACCTTAAAACCCCATTTGTCCATGGATGATGACGAACGAAAGTGTTTGAAAAGTCCGCGGCACCTTAACAGGAAGGCTCCTTCAGCGCAGGAAGATGTGGAGAACGCTCCCTGTGAACTTTGTGGGCTAACAATCACCGAGGAAGATTTGTCCTCTCATTATTTATCCAAACATATAGAAAATATATGTGCTTGTGGCAAGTGCGGTCAAATACTGGTCAAAGGCAAGCAGTTACAGGATCATGCACAGACCTGTGGAGAGCCCCAGGATCTGACCATGAACGGTATCAGAAATTCTGAGGAGAAAACGGACTTGGAAGAAAACCCTGAGGAGCAATCGGAAATAAGGGACATGATGTTTGCAGAGATGCTAGAGGACTTCAGGGACGGTCACTTCCAAATGAACAGCCTTCAAAAAAGACAGTTATACAAGCATTCTGCCTGTCTTTTCCGATGCCCTAATTGTGGTCAGcgttttgaaacagaaaacctAGTGGTTGAACATATGTCAAACTGCCTGGAGCAAGATCTGTTCAAGAGCTCCATGATGGAAGAGAACGAGAGGGATCACAGACGTAAGCATTTCTGCAATCTTTGTGGGAAAGGATTTTATCAGCGGTGCCACTTGCGGGAACACTATACCGTTCATACCAAGGAAAAACAGTTTGTTTGTCAGACATGTGGGAAGCAGTTCTTAAGAGAGCGCCAGTTGCGGCTCCACAATGATATGCACAAAGGCATGGCCAGGTATGTCTGTTCCATTTGTGATCAAGGAAACTTCCGAAAACATGACCATGTACGGCATATGATATCTCACTTATCAGCTGGAGAGACTATATGCCAGGTCTGCTTTCAGATATTCCCAAATAATGAGCAACTGGAGCAGCACATGGATGTTCATCTGTATACATGTGGAGTATGTGGAGCAAAATTTAATTTGAGGAAAGATATGAGATCTCACTATAATGCCAAGCATTTGAAAAGAACATAA